DNA sequence from the Manihot esculenta cultivar AM560-2 chromosome 11, M.esculenta_v8, whole genome shotgun sequence genome:
AGATCTCAATCCATTTGCTGGGTCTGCAAATCACAGAAATGGCAGCAGCAGCTAAGATAGCATCACCTCATCCACTTCCATATCCTTTATCTTCCATTTCTCTGCCTTCAAAATTGAACACCAAGGAACTCACCCGCCACCACCCCCAACTATGGCTAGGACAGGGCCGAGCCCCGACAAGACACAACAGGCAGGTGTTGCGGGTGTCCCTGCAAGAACATGTTTCATCTTCATATCTTTTCATGGAGCAGTTGCAGCTCCACCACCACTACTATCAGAATCAAGACTCCATGTTTTTACTGGCGGAGAGCGTGGGTTACTCATTGGCTAGCTACTATACTTCTCTGGGTCTCTTTGTTATCTCTGTTCCTGGCCTTTGGTCCCTTATCAAACGCTCTGTTAAGTCCAAGGTGCGTTGGCTATGGCTATCTCGATCTTCTTCTGTTCTGATTCAAGAATTTGTTGATGGGTTTGTGTGTTGGAGATGAATTCTGCTTAGAATTTAAGAAATGGGTTTCCATTTGCAGATTGTGCAGAAGACGTTTATAGGTGAAGGAGAAGGGAAGAAGGCACCGAACCAAGTTGCCGGagaaatattatctttctttaCTCGCAATAATTTTGTGGTCACTGATAGAGGAGAGACCATCACGTATGTTTATTATTAAGATAGTATTTATATTTGCCAATGGCCGCATCAATAACCATGGACGAAGCTTCACTTCCATGGTTTCTAGTTAATGTTTCCATTTCAATTGTATGCAGGTTTGAAGGCATGATGGTTCCTAGCCGAGGCCAAGCAGCATTGCTTACTTTTTGCACCTGCATCAGCTTGGCAAGCGTTGCCCTTGTTCTTACTATAACATTTCCAGATTTTGGCAATAACTGGTTCTGGATTACCATTCTAAGTCCATTGGCGTAAGTGAAGGCACTCTGTGTGGCATTTTTCTTATCCCAAGAAATGTTAACTATAGCACTAATGCTTTTAGAATGGATCGCAGAGGGGCATACTATTGGAAGCGAGCATCAAGAAAGGAGCAGATCAAGGTTAAAATGATGGTCGCTGATGATGGGACCTTAACCGAGATAGTAGTTCAAGGAGATGACCAGCAAGTAGATCAAATGAGGAAGGAGCTTCAGCTCAGTGAAAAAGGCATGGTCTATGTTAAGGGCTTGTTTGAGAGATGAAGAAACGTTGTTCCCACACGGCTGGAGCTTCACATCCATGCCAATGCAGTTGATGAACTAGCAATTAGGAAACAATTGTTCTAAGGTGTGAAAATTTTGCGCAGCATACAGTTTATTCATAACACGAAACAATTCAGATGTAATCAATAACATCGTTTGGAGTTTGTATGGTACTTTGAACCAAAAATATAGGTACATCATCAAGATGCTCATGAGATTGCTCTTCAAGTATTGCTTCATGGTGTTTCCTAACATCTCTACATATAGAAACGTACAGGATAAGTCTAGGCAAGGGGGAAAAAAGCAACTAGAATTTCTGGTTCGAACACTACAAAATGTcagattaaaaataatttaacagcATTATCCTGAAACCATCAGGGTTCATAGTGCATTCATGCTTGACAAAGGCAACTTATTCAAAATGAAGAGCACCTCCAATCAGCAACAGTTACAATAACCAAGTTGAATAGCATCCCTAAACAATTGACCACTTCCCAAGTAACCTGGGAGTGAGTAGGATGATATGCAAGTACGCAACAGCTCTTCGGCATTATCTCATTGaatatagaaagaaaaaaaagttatcCCAATGAACCACAGCTGGGTAAAGTATCAACCTCAGCCTATCATCAACTTGTTCTCATCCAAAAAGGTGTAAGTAGGCACCTCCAGATTGTAAGGTGCTGGTCCCTTGCGAATCCTACCAGAGATATCATAATGTGACCCATGGCAAGGGCAAAACCAGCCACCATAATCACCAGCATTTGGCAAGGGAATGCAACCCAAATGTGTGCAGACCCCTATGACAATTAGCCATTCTGGGTTCTTGACCCTGTCAGCATCAGCCTGCGGATCACGAAGAGATGCTAAGTCAACACTATTGGCCACCTTCAAATCTTCTTCTGTTCGGCGCCTGATAAAAACTGGCTTTCCACGCCACTTAACAGTCACAGTGGTGCCTGGCTCGATGCTTGAGAGATCAACTTCAAGAGAGGCAAGTGCAAGAACATCCTTAGTAGCAGACATGCTCAGCACAAACTTGAGGATAAGGAGACGAATTATTGAAGCATAGACAAAACGACCACCAGTAAGGACAAAATAGGCAAATGCCCTCTTGCTGGGGTCACCTGGAGGGAAACGCTCATGGTTGTACTCATCATAAACAATCTTCGAAGTGGGGTTCTTAACAGCTGCCACAGTTGCTGGAATATCTGAAATTATGCCCTCTTCATTTCTTGGGGTAAGTGATTCAGAAGAGAAACCTGAAACCAAATATAATCATACAGTAACTACAAAAACCCTACAATATGGCCAGCCATCCTGTCATAATAGTATGACTGAAAGATAAAAGACTGATCTTGCCTTAGAAATGAATAAAAGCAgggaaaacaaacaaataaagagAAGGTGGAAGTTGTATAAACTATAAAGTCAACCAATTATGCATTATGTTCAATAAATCTTTCACAATCCTGTACTATTGTAAGAACGATGAATGATTTCAGGATCTATATGCATGGTACCAACTCATACCATTAGAGCTTCTGAACTTCACCATTTTTCTTCAATCGTGTTTGGATGACACGCCATTGTTTCAAATGTATTCCAACAAATCCATTTTGCGAATCAGACATAGTATGCAGGATGAAAGTATCATTACATACCATCTAGACCTAAGAAGAAAATCAACAGAAAAATGGCATATGCCAATATGGTAACGTGCTTATGATACATAGGTGAATAAGAATATCCATTCCAGAGACATACTAGTTTCTTTGGAAGAGAAAACAAGCCGTTTATTGGATTTGATTAAAAACTCTGGAATAGAGTTA
Encoded proteins:
- the LOC110626438 gene encoding protein COFACTOR ASSEMBLY OF COMPLEX C SUBUNIT B CCB1, chloroplastic, with the protein product MAAAAKIASPHPLPYPLSSISLPSKLNTKELTRHHPQLWLGQGRAPTRHNRQVLRVSLQEHVSSSYLFMEQLQLHHHYYQNQDSMFLLAESVGYSLASYYTSLGLFVISVPGLWSLIKRSVKSKIVQKTFIGEGEGKKAPNQVAGEILSFFTRNNFVVTDRGETITFEGMMVPSRGQAALLTFCTCISLASVALVLTITFPDFGNNWFWITILSPLAGAYYWKRASRKEQIKVKMMVADDGTLTEIVVQGDDQQVDQMRKELQLSEKGMVYVKGLFER
- the LOC110626437 gene encoding cytochrome b-c1 complex subunit Rieske-4, mitochondrial is translated as MLRVAARRVYSLCSTQPSWRPNQAASAIVSRNPIAGGDSSLSEDFKSKALNDFFAFRPHFHLPNRGFSSESLTPRNEEGIISDIPATVAAVKNPTSKIVYDEYNHERFPPGDPSKRAFAYFVLTGGRFVYASIIRLLILKFVLSMSATKDVLALASLEVDLSSIEPGTTVTVKWRGKPVFIRRRTEEDLKVANSVDLASLRDPQADADRVKNPEWLIVIGVCTHLGCIPLPNAGDYGGWFCPCHGSHYDISGRIRKGPAPYNLEVPTYTFLDENKLMIG